One genomic segment of Ferrimonas sp. YFM includes these proteins:
- a CDS encoding AI-2E family transporter, producing MNDHEKSTRRVFTDAAVEAALKIGAIFILLSWCFQIVRPFLVLILWGGIIAVALFPMVRWLSGRFGLKISLASSLVTILVLAVLLVPTYLFSGALFSGTQSLLTEFKEGSLVIPPVSDAIAQLPWVGEELHDLWQKFSVNLGAALEGFGPEIKEALSQVAAMAGSLGLGLLQFVASVIIAGVLMTNADSIRALFYNLSMRMAGEQGRSFNALAVATIRSVMQGVIGVALIQSLLSGIGMGLAGVPGTGLWMLLVLIVAILQLPPLLVLIPVMIYLFSLDNTTVAVAFMIWGLLVGGSDAVLKPLLMGRGVDIPMLIILMGAIGGLLLSGIIGLFVGAVVLALGFKLFTAWLGQEALPEPRAAQTRMGLKS from the coding sequence ATGAACGACCACGAAAAATCCACGCGCCGAGTGTTCACTGACGCTGCTGTCGAAGCAGCCCTGAAGATTGGTGCCATCTTCATTCTTCTGAGTTGGTGTTTCCAGATCGTGCGGCCCTTCCTGGTGCTGATTCTCTGGGGCGGCATCATTGCCGTCGCCCTGTTTCCCATGGTGCGTTGGCTCTCCGGTCGCTTCGGGTTGAAAATCAGCCTGGCCAGCAGCCTGGTGACCATCCTGGTACTCGCCGTGCTGTTGGTGCCCACCTATCTCTTTTCCGGGGCGCTGTTCTCCGGTACCCAGAGTCTGCTTACCGAGTTCAAAGAGGGGAGCCTGGTGATTCCGCCGGTGTCCGATGCCATCGCTCAATTGCCCTGGGTGGGGGAGGAGCTGCACGATCTGTGGCAAAAGTTTTCGGTGAACCTGGGGGCCGCTCTCGAGGGCTTTGGCCCCGAGATCAAGGAGGCACTCTCCCAGGTGGCGGCCATGGCCGGAAGCCTGGGGCTGGGGCTGTTGCAGTTTGTGGCGTCGGTGATCATCGCCGGGGTGCTGATGACCAATGCGGATTCCATTCGCGCCCTGTTCTACAACCTCTCCATGCGCATGGCCGGCGAGCAGGGGCGCAGCTTTAACGCCCTGGCGGTGGCGACCATCCGCAGTGTGATGCAGGGGGTGATTGGCGTCGCCCTGATTCAGTCCCTGCTGTCCGGCATTGGCATGGGCCTGGCCGGGGTGCCGGGCACCGGCTTGTGGATGCTGCTGGTACTCATTGTTGCCATACTCCAGTTGCCGCCACTGTTGGTGCTGATCCCTGTGATGATCTACCTCTTCTCCCTGGACAACACCACGGTGGCAGTGGCCTTTATGATTTGGGGACTGCTGGTAGGCGGCAGCGATGCGGTGCTCAAGCCTTTGCTGATGGGCCGTGGCGTGGACATTCCCATGTTGATCATCCTGATGGGGGCCATCGGCGGCCTGCTGCTCTCCGGCATCATTGGTCTGTTCGTCGGCGCCGTGGTGTTGGCCCTGGGCTTTAAGCTGTTTACCGCCTGGCTGGGCCAGGAAGCCTTGCCGGAACCCAGAGCGGCGCAGACTCGCATGGGCCTGAAAAGCTAA
- a CDS encoding HlyD family secretion protein → MSDAEKTAPEPSPQEGEGAKEQSKIRRITNLILGVVVVLFLFHLIADRLIPSTDLGRVRAFVVPITPQVSGELQAIKIEPNTPLKQGEVLAVINPKDYEIALQQAEQNLKQAGQSLGVQTANVSAAQAKVTNAEANLQNARVQSRRVFAMVERGVMSQADADNARAALTSAEATLASAKADLAKARERLGMEGENNTQVRSALLALEQAQLNLSRTQIVAPSDGVASNFRLKEGVYANAGQPLMTFISSDEVWIEAYFRENSLGNMKPGDRVEFTLDYAPGRVFQGRLGSIDLGVDWGQNEQVGRLAQVSSDTGWLRQSQRFPVTIVLEPSEAYGYRRVGGQADVIVYTGDGMLLNGLGWLWIRLASWASYVR, encoded by the coding sequence ATGAGTGACGCGGAGAAAACGGCCCCAGAGCCATCGCCTCAGGAGGGCGAAGGGGCCAAAGAACAAAGCAAAATAAGGCGCATCACCAACCTGATTCTGGGTGTGGTCGTCGTCCTGTTCCTGTTTCATCTGATTGCGGACCGGCTGATCCCCTCGACGGATCTGGGCCGGGTCCGTGCCTTCGTCGTGCCCATCACTCCCCAGGTGTCCGGAGAACTGCAGGCGATCAAGATTGAGCCCAACACCCCGCTGAAACAGGGTGAGGTGCTGGCGGTGATCAACCCCAAGGATTACGAGATTGCCTTGCAACAGGCGGAACAGAACCTCAAGCAGGCGGGACAGAGCCTGGGGGTGCAGACCGCCAATGTCTCCGCGGCTCAGGCCAAGGTCACCAATGCCGAGGCCAACCTGCAAAATGCCCGGGTGCAGTCCCGCCGGGTGTTTGCCATGGTCGAGCGGGGGGTGATGTCCCAGGCGGATGCGGATAACGCCAGGGCGGCGCTGACCAGCGCCGAGGCCACCCTGGCCAGTGCCAAGGCAGATCTGGCCAAGGCCCGGGAGCGTCTGGGGATGGAGGGGGAGAACAACACCCAGGTGCGCAGTGCCCTGCTGGCACTGGAGCAGGCTCAGCTGAATTTGTCTCGCACTCAGATTGTCGCCCCGTCCGATGGGGTGGCCTCTAACTTCCGCCTTAAGGAGGGGGTCTACGCCAATGCCGGCCAGCCGCTGATGACCTTCATCTCGTCCGATGAAGTGTGGATAGAGGCCTACTTCAGAGAGAACAGCCTGGGGAACATGAAGCCGGGGGATCGGGTGGAGTTCACCCTGGATTATGCGCCGGGCAGGGTGTTTCAGGGTAGGCTGGGCTCCATCGATCTTGGGGTGGACTGGGGCCAAAACGAGCAGGTAGGTCGCCTGGCCCAGGTCTCCAGCGACACAGGTTGGTTGCGGCAAAGCCAGAGGTTTCCCGTGACCATAGTGCTGGAGCCCAGCGAGGCCTATGGCTACCGTCGCGTGGGCGGGCAGGCGGATGTGATCGTCTATACCGGTGACGGCATGCTGCTCAATGGTTTGGGCTGGCTGTGGATTCGCCTGGCCAGTTGGGCCTCCTATGTGCGATAA
- a CDS encoding DUF2955 domain-containing protein yields the protein MMAASLKSRDRRALRLTLGVGLAVALSASIAWSLAFVAPVFAAKFLVERVEPTWGTARELLFGVLATVAIAFAVSFGPIHYPLVFLPLLALVMLWAYFLFSDPRWNFFASMLIIAALLLPYLGLLHPGIALELGIGLAFSGAVAVLVFTLMHLLIPEAKAQSGSTADAEELPDADVRTDEAVRALVIAFPVVGFFFLAQVSDALLTMIFIAVLSLQASGAKSVKVSLFLLVTNGVGGVVAVLFYQLLVVMPYLGFYVALAMLVTIVLASYLYADPDKAPLYAGILSTVLVLVGSTASSMDKEVVSNFYLRLLQIAMVGAYMVFISYFLESRSRPGISLRP from the coding sequence ATGATGGCAGCGAGCCTCAAAAGCCGTGACAGGCGGGCCCTCAGGCTGACCCTGGGAGTCGGACTCGCCGTGGCGCTGTCGGCGTCCATCGCCTGGTCGCTGGCGTTCGTGGCGCCGGTGTTTGCGGCCAAGTTCCTGGTGGAGCGGGTCGAGCCCACCTGGGGAACCGCTCGCGAGCTGCTGTTTGGCGTTCTGGCTACCGTTGCCATCGCCTTCGCCGTCAGCTTCGGCCCCATTCATTACCCTCTGGTGTTCCTGCCACTGCTGGCACTGGTGATGCTTTGGGCCTACTTCCTGTTCAGCGACCCCCGTTGGAACTTCTTCGCCTCCATGCTGATCATCGCTGCCCTGTTGCTGCCCTACCTGGGTTTACTCCACCCCGGCATCGCGCTGGAGCTGGGCATCGGCCTGGCGTTCTCCGGCGCGGTAGCGGTGCTGGTGTTTACCCTGATGCACCTGCTGATCCCCGAAGCGAAGGCCCAGAGCGGCTCGACTGCGGACGCCGAGGAGCTGCCAGACGCGGATGTGCGCACCGATGAGGCGGTTCGTGCCCTGGTAATCGCCTTTCCTGTGGTGGGCTTTTTCTTTCTGGCGCAGGTGAGTGACGCCCTGCTGACTATGATCTTCATTGCGGTGCTGTCGCTGCAGGCCTCGGGCGCCAAGAGCGTCAAGGTGAGCCTGTTCCTTCTGGTGACCAATGGTGTGGGGGGCGTGGTGGCGGTGCTGTTCTATCAACTGCTGGTGGTGATGCCCTACCTGGGTTTTTATGTGGCGCTGGCGATGCTGGTCACCATAGTGCTGGCCAGCTATCTCTACGCCGATCCCGACAAGGCGCCGCTTTACGCCGGCATCCTGTCCACGGTGCTGGTGCTGGTGGGGTCCACCGCGTCATCCATGGACAAGGAGGTGGTGAGCAACTTCTACCTCAGGTTACTGCAGATCGCCATGGTTGGGGCGTACATGGTGTTTATCTCCTACTTTTTGGAAAGCCGATCCAGGCCGGGAATCTCTCTCAGGCCCTAG
- a CDS encoding AI-2E family transporter, with product MNHQVKEQHQLLTGAAVEAAVKIGALFILISWCFQIVRPFLVLIMWGGIIAVALFPVVKGLADRMGWKLGHASTLMTLLVLALLLVPSILFSGALITETHELVTELKDGSLVIPPPSEAVARLPLVGDDLHQLWQKFATNLEGALVSYGPQLKDALASLASSLGGVGVGILQFVVSVIIAGVFMSNAESAGRLFHGIALRMAGPQGESFTSLSVATIRSVTQGVIGVALIQSLLSGIGMGLAGVPATGLWMLLVLIVAIVQLPPILVLAPVMIYLFSVQTTTVAVVFMVWGILVSASDAVLKPMLMGRGVDIPMLVILIGAIGGMLLSGIIGLFVGAVALALGYKLFSAWLAREGLAEQGAAQPQPEPQPESEN from the coding sequence ATGAATCATCAAGTGAAAGAACAGCATCAGCTTTTGACCGGTGCGGCGGTTGAGGCCGCGGTCAAGATCGGTGCCCTGTTTATCCTGATCAGCTGGTGTTTCCAGATAGTGCGCCCTTTCCTGGTGCTGATCATGTGGGGTGGCATCATCGCCGTCGCCCTGTTCCCCGTGGTTAAGGGGCTGGCGGACAGGATGGGCTGGAAACTGGGGCATGCCAGTACATTGATGACCCTGTTGGTGTTGGCGCTGTTGCTGGTGCCCAGCATTCTGTTTTCCGGCGCCCTGATCACCGAGACCCATGAACTGGTGACGGAACTCAAGGATGGCAGCCTGGTGATCCCGCCGCCGTCAGAGGCTGTGGCCAGATTGCCCCTGGTTGGGGATGACCTGCATCAGCTGTGGCAGAAGTTTGCCACCAACCTGGAGGGGGCGCTGGTCAGCTATGGCCCACAGCTCAAGGATGCCCTGGCAAGCCTGGCCTCCTCGTTGGGTGGCGTGGGGGTTGGCATTTTGCAGTTCGTGGTGTCGGTGATCATTGCAGGAGTGTTCATGAGTAACGCCGAGTCCGCAGGCCGGCTGTTCCACGGCATCGCCCTGAGAATGGCAGGCCCTCAGGGGGAGAGCTTCACTTCGCTGTCTGTGGCCACCATCCGCAGCGTGACTCAGGGGGTGATTGGGGTTGCCCTGATCCAATCCCTGCTGTCGGGCATAGGCATGGGGCTGGCCGGTGTGCCGGCCACAGGCTTGTGGATGCTGCTGGTGCTTATAGTCGCCATAGTGCAGCTGCCGCCCATACTGGTGTTGGCGCCGGTGATGATCTATCTGTTCTCGGTGCAAACCACCACGGTGGCGGTGGTCTTCATGGTGTGGGGGATTCTGGTGAGCGCCAGCGATGCGGTACTCAAGCCGATGCTGATGGGACGTGGGGTGGACATCCCCATGTTGGTGATCCTCATCGGCGCCATCGGCGGAATGCTGCTCTCGGGAATTATCGGGCTGTTCGTCGGTGCCGTAGCGCTGGCCCTGGGGTACAAGCTGTTTTCCGCCTGGCTGGCCAGGGAAGGGCTGGCGGAGCAGGGCGCTGCTCAGCCTCAGCCCGAGCCTCAGCCGGAGTCAGAAAACTAA
- a CDS encoding oxidoreductase, protein MKSTPVAIVTGASSGIGKATVRSLIQQGYRVYCGARRVEQMADLAEDGGKVHYLDLTDAHSIDAFVAHILDKETRIDLLVNNAGYGAYGAVEDMPMEEARKQFEVNLFGLAAITNAVLPTMRQRRQGRIVHVGSMGGKFWSILGGWYQATKFALEGFADCSRNELRPFGIDVVLIQPGAIRTEWSSIAIDSIRQTSGQGPYRPIAEAAANFFENNKSMECDPQLVADVIVKAATVKRPKARYAAPKVASVALFCRRFMSDALLDRLFGRYMGVPHKIDIG, encoded by the coding sequence ATGAAGTCCACCCCAGTTGCCATAGTAACCGGCGCCTCTTCCGGCATCGGCAAAGCCACGGTTCGCAGCCTGATCCAACAGGGATACCGCGTCTACTGCGGTGCCCGCCGAGTCGAGCAGATGGCCGACCTGGCCGAGGACGGAGGCAAGGTTCATTACCTGGATCTGACCGATGCCCACAGCATCGACGCCTTTGTGGCCCACATTCTCGATAAAGAAACCCGCATCGATCTGCTGGTTAACAATGCAGGATATGGCGCCTATGGGGCGGTGGAAGATATGCCCATGGAAGAGGCGCGCAAGCAGTTCGAGGTGAACCTGTTTGGCCTGGCGGCAATCACCAACGCGGTTCTGCCCACAATGCGACAACGGCGTCAGGGGCGCATCGTCCACGTGGGCTCCATGGGCGGCAAGTTCTGGTCCATTCTGGGAGGCTGGTATCAGGCCACCAAGTTTGCCCTGGAGGGGTTTGCCGACTGCTCCCGCAATGAACTGCGCCCCTTCGGCATCGATGTGGTGCTGATCCAGCCCGGAGCGATTCGCACCGAGTGGAGCAGTATTGCTATCGACAGTATCAGGCAGACATCCGGCCAGGGGCCCTACCGCCCCATTGCCGAGGCGGCGGCCAACTTCTTTGAAAACAACAAGTCGATGGAATGCGACCCTCAGCTGGTGGCGGACGTCATCGTCAAAGCCGCCACGGTGAAGCGTCCCAAGGCCCGCTACGCCGCCCCTAAGGTAGCCAGTGTCGCCCTGTTCTGCCGCCGTTTTATGAGCGACGCCCTGCTCGACCGCCTGTTTGGTCGCTATATGGGCGTCCCCCACAAAATTGATATAGGTTAG
- a CDS encoding MerR family transcriptional regulator, with amino-acid sequence MLIGELARAAGVTKDTVRHYDEMQLLETGSRQAGSRTYREYPASNIERIKMIQSARAMGFTLGQLQGLIGRYDAGKMPQSEAIALLEQHLEMVRGKIRQLQQTESMILAKLSGYEVSRGEKVS; translated from the coding sequence ATGCTGATAGGCGAATTGGCCAGGGCCGCTGGCGTCACCAAGGACACCGTACGCCACTACGACGAGATGCAGTTGCTGGAAACCGGCAGTCGTCAGGCTGGCAGCCGCACCTACCGTGAGTACCCAGCGTCCAACATCGAGCGAATCAAGATGATTCAGAGCGCCAGGGCCATGGGGTTTACCCTGGGGCAACTGCAGGGGCTTATTGGTCGCTATGATGCAGGGAAGATGCCACAGAGTGAGGCGATAGCCCTGTTGGAACAGCATCTGGAGATGGTACGCGGGAAGATCCGGCAACTGCAGCAGACCGAATCCATGATTCTGGCTAAGCTTTCTGGCTACGAGGTGTCCAGGGGAGAAAAAGTGTCCTAG
- a CDS encoding LysR family transcriptional regulator gives MSELANIDFFSLQVFKSVYETRNAKMTAQNLGVSAPKISRCLAALRIQFDDELFYRRQSGLMPTPKAERIYQAVVRLAKGYQELQEINAADIHVTPPLILATLAKFLPVFATKLHKPEHAQLASRLQLVCWNVESMGALHRGELDIGLSTELPIDELTSSLLKPKPGVFLAAHERHPIWRREEQFSLEMMAEYPFVYNVVPGFNDHIDPLETFFRNHDITFASIEGIADKDNWYARLVSTPSLTFCGPASFAESVASLPGMRVWQLPRAEQSRLHEKQRMPQYRLIERSEKYRRYDDNTRTRILALLKDVLN, from the coding sequence ATGAGCGAGCTGGCCAACATCGACTTTTTTAGCCTACAGGTATTCAAAAGTGTCTATGAAACCCGAAATGCTAAAATGACCGCTCAAAATCTGGGAGTCTCGGCCCCCAAGATCAGTCGTTGTCTGGCGGCGTTGCGTATCCAGTTTGATGATGAATTGTTTTATCGGCGCCAGAGTGGCCTGATGCCTACTCCGAAGGCGGAGCGGATCTACCAGGCGGTAGTGAGGTTAGCGAAAGGGTACCAAGAGTTGCAGGAGATCAATGCGGCCGATATACACGTTACTCCTCCGTTGATACTCGCTACCCTGGCCAAGTTCTTGCCGGTGTTTGCCACCAAACTGCATAAGCCGGAGCATGCCCAATTGGCCTCCAGGCTACAACTTGTGTGCTGGAATGTGGAGTCTATGGGGGCGTTACATAGAGGTGAACTGGATATTGGCTTATCGACTGAGTTGCCGATAGATGAGCTCACCTCCAGTTTATTAAAGCCAAAGCCGGGAGTGTTTCTTGCGGCGCACGAGCGCCACCCAATATGGCGACGGGAGGAGCAATTTAGTCTGGAAATGATGGCCGAATACCCCTTTGTCTATAATGTGGTTCCTGGTTTTAATGACCACATTGATCCGTTGGAAACGTTTTTTCGCAATCATGATATTACTTTCGCGAGTATTGAAGGAATCGCCGATAAGGACAATTGGTATGCCAGGTTGGTGTCAACGCCGTCACTCACGTTCTGTGGGCCAGCCAGTTTTGCTGAGAGCGTAGCCAGTTTACCTGGGATGAGGGTGTGGCAGTTACCAAGGGCAGAACAGAGTCGTCTACATGAGAAGCAAAGAATGCCACAGTACCGCTTGATCGAGCGTTCGGAGAAGTATCGTCGCTACGATGACAACACTCGCACCCGCATATTGGCGCTGTTAAAAGACGTACTGAATTAG
- a CDS encoding cytochrome c3 family protein: protein MKTFDKSLLAVALSSVLLLTACSDGSDGADGQDGAPGQDGTPGQDYVPVVTSSEVTNLEYIAHTISDGQLTVEFMATDADETLINGLTSASIYVAENVEGVGIQRHPDGSVGGTAVVGSDEPTEGASITALDNGHYEIVAPIASLASDTDAIIRLQIGSYDDAIAASSYVIIDKPENFGSTTTEACYSCHVDYAASDIKHSKYVAYDIEGNVDFVAGCMVCHNNVAGTRDDDNNKVGPGYASNTMQKLGHINHQSFEMDFAVTNCETCHAEPVLNTSISGNGCSDCHGDSNSAVAGIVASTDSEFDVRKMHADASALTERKELRENYYSEISAPYFDDALNWTYTDDDGVEQTMAEGYCVDVKLFDNTGEAPVQVNIAEEYHGYDGHFVAYAGAYINAYDNETDSIVARVISHGSEVYVERDDGTRSVCYAELPGLENYPNAMLTASSRVTLMDSGWEDSDNEYGVSFTLYSEVVDQSFAALGKEFGRRQIIDETACTTCHNNETNYHKSGSYQNGGWDCVACHNNGQDRRAAYSGPAFGPMIHSMHWGIGNELSGNKVDEEGNKVQNAAASLNADNCVSCHSEGVNLDTVPNRYMLSKSWNGGTSGVMSSPILANCHACHDSDAALNHMVQNGGEKNAVTTTGWYDVPTAESCATCHAEGKSFGIDKYHVFER, encoded by the coding sequence ATGAAAACTTTTGATAAGTCACTACTTGCTGTAGCGCTAAGCAGCGTTTTGCTGCTGACTGCCTGCAGTGATGGCTCAGATGGAGCTGATGGCCAAGATGGTGCGCCGGGTCAGGATGGGACTCCGGGTCAAGATTATGTGCCGGTAGTCACCAGCTCCGAGGTAACCAACCTGGAGTATATCGCCCACACTATTTCTGATGGTCAGCTAACCGTTGAGTTCATGGCAACCGATGCCGACGAAACCCTAATCAATGGATTGACCAGCGCTTCCATTTATGTTGCTGAAAACGTTGAAGGTGTTGGTATTCAGCGGCACCCTGACGGCAGCGTTGGCGGAACGGCTGTTGTTGGGAGTGACGAGCCAACCGAGGGCGCCAGCATTACCGCACTGGATAACGGTCATTATGAAATCGTTGCACCAATTGCGAGCCTAGCGTCGGATACCGATGCGATAATTCGTCTGCAGATCGGCAGCTATGATGATGCCATTGCCGCTTCTTCATATGTCATCATAGATAAGCCAGAGAATTTTGGTTCGACCACCACAGAGGCCTGTTATTCCTGCCACGTTGATTATGCGGCGTCGGATATCAAGCATTCGAAGTACGTTGCTTACGATATTGAAGGCAACGTCGATTTTGTGGCCGGCTGCATGGTGTGTCACAACAACGTAGCTGGCACCAGAGACGATGACAATAACAAAGTGGGTCCGGGCTATGCGTCAAACACTATGCAGAAGCTGGGACACATCAATCACCAGAGCTTTGAGATGGACTTCGCAGTGACCAACTGCGAGACCTGTCACGCAGAGCCGGTGTTAAACACCAGCATTTCCGGAAATGGTTGCAGTGATTGCCACGGCGACTCTAACTCTGCAGTGGCTGGTATCGTGGCTTCCACTGACTCTGAGTTTGATGTTCGTAAGATGCACGCGGATGCATCAGCATTGACCGAGCGCAAGGAGCTGCGTGAAAACTACTACTCCGAAATCAGTGCTCCCTACTTTGATGATGCTCTGAACTGGACTTACACCGACGACGATGGTGTAGAGCAGACCATGGCTGAAGGCTATTGTGTAGACGTTAAGCTGTTCGACAATACTGGCGAGGCGCCTGTTCAGGTAAATATCGCCGAAGAGTATCACGGCTACGACGGTCACTTTGTTGCCTATGCCGGTGCTTACATCAATGCTTATGACAATGAAACCGACTCCATTGTTGCTCGTGTCATTTCCCACGGATCCGAGGTTTACGTTGAACGTGACGACGGAACTCGCTCAGTATGTTATGCAGAGTTGCCTGGCTTGGAGAATTACCCGAATGCCATGCTGACTGCCAGCTCCCGCGTGACGCTGATGGATAGTGGTTGGGAAGACTCGGATAATGAATACGGTGTTTCCTTTACCCTGTATTCCGAAGTTGTCGATCAGAGTTTCGCTGCCTTGGGCAAAGAGTTTGGTCGTCGTCAGATCATCGATGAGACAGCCTGTACGACCTGTCATAACAACGAAACCAACTACCATAAGAGCGGTAGCTACCAAAATGGCGGCTGGGACTGCGTAGCCTGTCATAACAACGGTCAGGATCGTCGTGCGGCATATTCTGGGCCAGCCTTTGGTCCGATGATTCACAGCATGCACTGGGGTATTGGTAACGAACTGTCCGGCAATAAGGTTGATGAAGAGGGCAACAAGGTTCAGAACGCCGCTGCCAGCCTTAACGCTGACAACTGCGTATCTTGTCACTCTGAAGGCGTTAACCTGGACACCGTACCAAATCGCTACATGCTGTCTAAGTCCTGGAATGGTGGCACCAGTGGTGTGATGTCCTCACCGATTCTGGCTAACTGCCACGCCTGTCACGATAGCGACGCGGCTCTGAACCACATGGTGCAAAATGGCGGCGAGAAGAATGCCGTTACCACCACAGGTTGGTATGACGTACCAACTGCTGAATCCTGTGCCACCTGTCATGCAGAAGGTAAATCCTTCGGCATCGACAAGTATCACGTATTCGAGCGATAA
- a CDS encoding ABC transporter permease yields MAESLPSPSNNRAAEFRRITLLLALAALFCLPWADLEITQVSPGAELARLLAGALSPDFFATEYLLEAIATTLAFALQGIALAALCGLLLALFYRYPVVRVTAALLRSVHELFWALMFLQVFGLSSLTGVLALWIPYTGIFTKVFGEILEEVDPAAEQALPRSGEVANAISRLVYARLPLAWPHIRHYTKYRLECGLRSSVVLGFVGLPTLGYHLETAFRQGLYSEAAALLYLFYLIIATMKWWCRAPLLPLYLGLALWYLPPVASINGELILQFLTQDIVPAPLKNGGELWPWFLRLWQEQIFPGLTDTLLLSQMALLLTALLTLIWFPLRSRWFFGRPLRALGQGFLIVTRSTPEFVLAFVGLLILGPSLLPALLALGIHNGAIIGHLVGGYTQELKLRPDDAPTGYSRVGLYFYQVLPRVYPQLITWLLYRWEIIQRETAILGVLGITTLGFYIDSAFEEFRFDRAMVLIGAAALLNVAVDATARALRARLQRGERLANRDA; encoded by the coding sequence ATGGCTGAGTCCCTGCCCAGCCCATCGAATAACCGGGCCGCGGAGTTTCGCCGCATCACCCTGCTGTTGGCCCTGGCGGCGCTGTTCTGTCTGCCCTGGGCAGATCTGGAGATTACTCAGGTATCCCCAGGTGCCGAGCTGGCACGTCTTCTGGCTGGCGCCCTGAGCCCGGACTTCTTCGCCACCGAATACCTGCTGGAGGCAATTGCCACCACCCTCGCCTTCGCCCTGCAGGGGATCGCCCTGGCCGCCCTGTGCGGCCTGCTGCTTGCCCTGTTTTACCGATACCCTGTAGTGCGGGTGACCGCCGCCCTGCTGCGCTCGGTTCATGAGCTGTTCTGGGCGCTGATGTTCCTGCAGGTGTTTGGCCTGAGCTCCCTCACCGGTGTGCTGGCCCTGTGGATCCCCTACACCGGCATCTTTACCAAGGTGTTTGGAGAGATCCTTGAAGAGGTCGACCCTGCGGCGGAGCAGGCGCTGCCAAGAAGTGGTGAAGTGGCCAACGCCATCAGCCGGCTCGTTTATGCCAGGCTGCCCCTGGCCTGGCCCCACATTCGCCACTACACCAAATATCGGCTGGAGTGCGGATTGCGCTCCTCAGTGGTGCTTGGCTTTGTGGGCCTGCCAACCCTGGGCTACCACCTGGAGACCGCCTTTCGTCAGGGCCTCTACAGCGAAGCCGCCGCCCTGCTCTATCTGTTCTACCTGATCATCGCCACCATGAAGTGGTGGTGCCGGGCGCCCCTGCTGCCCCTCTACCTGGGGCTGGCGCTGTGGTACCTGCCGCCGGTAGCCTCCATCAACGGTGAGCTGATCCTGCAGTTCCTCACCCAGGACATCGTGCCTGCGCCACTGAAAAACGGTGGCGAACTGTGGCCCTGGTTCCTGCGCCTGTGGCAGGAACAGATCTTCCCCGGACTGACCGATACCCTGCTCCTGAGCCAGATGGCCCTGTTGCTGACCGCCCTGCTGACCCTAATATGGTTCCCCCTGCGCAGCCGCTGGTTCTTTGGCCGCCCCCTGCGCGCCCTGGGCCAGGGGTTTCTGATTGTCACCCGCTCCACTCCGGAGTTCGTGCTGGCGTTCGTCGGCCTGCTGATTCTGGGACCCAGTCTACTGCCTGCCCTGCTGGCCCTGGGGATTCACAATGGCGCCATCATCGGCCACCTTGTGGGCGGCTACACTCAGGAGCTAAAACTCAGGCCAGACGATGCCCCCACAGGCTACAGCCGGGTTGGGCTCTACTTCTATCAGGTGCTGCCCAGGGTCTACCCCCAATTGATCACCTGGCTGCTCTATCGCTGGGAGATCATTCAGCGGGAAACTGCCATTCTGGGAGTACTGGGGATCACCACATTGGGCTTCTACATCGATTCGGCGTTCGAGGAATTCCGCTTTGACCGGGCCATGGTGCTGATTGGCGCCGCGGCGCTGCTGAACGTGGCGGTGGATGCCACCGCCCGCGCCCTGCGGGCTAGGCTGCAGCGAGGCGAGCGCTTAGCCAATAGGGATGCGTAA
- a CDS encoding ATP-binding cassette domain-containing protein yields the protein MSAELALQGASLKIGDQWIVKPLSLTIDAGQTVALVGESGAGKSSLLELLRRAHEDKVAWCPQHPALVPMLSLYLNVYMGRLHEFGLWQNLTNLVRPDPAQWQAIQQLADELGLLNGSGDKRLSQSAERFSGGEQQRINISRALFQQRAIFLGDEPVSAVDEAQARRIIERIKAHHQTTVLALHDVDLALACADRIIGMSQGEVVLDKPAHQLDAATLLTLYPSHQHG from the coding sequence ATGAGTGCTGAGCTGGCCCTGCAAGGGGCCTCACTGAAGATTGGCGACCAATGGATCGTCAAACCCCTGTCCCTGACCATCGACGCCGGCCAGACCGTGGCCCTGGTGGGGGAAAGCGGTGCCGGCAAATCCTCCCTGTTGGAGCTGCTGCGCCGCGCCCACGAGGACAAGGTTGCCTGGTGCCCCCAGCACCCGGCCCTGGTGCCCATGCTCAGCCTCTACCTCAATGTCTACATGGGCCGGCTCCATGAGTTCGGCCTGTGGCAGAACCTGACCAATCTGGTCCGGCCCGACCCGGCCCAGTGGCAAGCCATTCAGCAACTGGCCGATGAGCTGGGGCTGCTGAACGGCAGTGGCGACAAGCGGCTGAGTCAGTCTGCCGAGCGCTTCTCCGGAGGCGAGCAGCAGAGGATCAACATCTCCCGGGCCCTGTTCCAGCAGCGCGCCATCTTTCTGGGGGATGAGCCGGTGTCCGCGGTGGATGAAGCTCAGGCCAGGCGCATCATCGAGCGCATCAAGGCCCATCACCAGACCACGGTACTGGCCCTGCACGATGTGGACCTGGCACTGGCCTGTGCCGACCGCATCATCGGCATGAGTCAGGGCGAGGTGGTACTGGATAAGCCGGCTCACCAGCTGGATGCCGCCACCCTGCTCACCCTCTACCCCAGTCATCAGCATGGCTGA